A genomic segment from Deinococcota bacterium encodes:
- a CDS encoding glycoside hydrolase family 43 protein, whose product MARSRRVLLALLLALGCALAQETFQNPVLRNNFPDPHLIRVDGVFYAYATNSMSMHVPVSRSSDLVNWDIPRNAMPALAPWVRLNRPDVWAPEVLELDGRYLLYYTARDRDSGRQCIGVAMSDEPGRWFRDESERPLVCQVDEGGSIDASPFADEDGTLYLLWKNDGNCCGMATYLYVQEMTPDGLGLVGEPARLIRNDKPWEGRVVEAPTMWLQDGRYYLFYSGNSYAGHEYAVGYAVCETATGPCQEATENPILSSVMTERPPIVGPGHQTITLDDEGQTWLVYHVWEVTSAGLRGERRLMWLDRLEWEEGRPVVQGPTRGPQPAPAIGGQP is encoded by the coding sequence ATGGCGCGGTCAAGGCGCGTCCTCCTCGCGCTCCTGCTGGCGCTCGGCTGCGCCCTCGCCCAGGAGACCTTCCAGAACCCGGTTCTCAGAAACAACTTCCCCGACCCGCACCTCATCCGCGTGGACGGGGTCTTTTACGCCTACGCGACCAACAGCATGAGCATGCACGTGCCGGTCAGCCGCTCGAGCGACCTCGTCAACTGGGATATACCCAGGAACGCCATGCCCGCCCTGGCCCCCTGGGTGCGGCTGAACCGGCCCGACGTGTGGGCGCCGGAGGTGCTCGAGCTGGACGGCCGCTACCTGCTCTACTACACCGCGAGGGACCGCGACTCCGGCCGGCAGTGCATCGGCGTGGCCATGAGCGACGAGCCGGGGCGCTGGTTCCGTGACGAGAGCGAGCGGCCGCTGGTCTGCCAGGTCGACGAGGGCGGCTCGATCGACGCCAGCCCCTTCGCCGACGAGGACGGCACGCTCTACCTCCTCTGGAAAAACGACGGCAACTGCTGCGGCATGGCGACCTATCTCTACGTCCAGGAGATGACGCCCGACGGCCTCGGCCTGGTCGGCGAGCCAGCACGCCTCATCCGCAACGACAAGCCCTGGGAGGGCCGCGTCGTCGAGGCGCCGACGATGTGGCTTCAGGACGGCCGCTACTACCTCTTCTACTCGGGCAACTCCTATGCCGGACACGAGTACGCGGTCGGTTACGCCGTCTGCGAGACGGCGACGGGGCCGTGCCAGGAGGCGACCGAGAACCCGATCCTCTCGAGCGTCATGACCGAGCGGCCGCCCATCGTCGGCCCCGGGCACCAGACCATCACCCTAGACGACGAGGGCCAGACCTGGCTCGTCTACCACGTCTGGGAGGTGACCTCCGCCGGGCTCAGGGGCGAGCGCCGTTTGATGTGGCTGGACAGGCTCGAGTGGGAGGAGGGCAGGCCGGTGGTACAGGGGCCGACGAGGGGCCCGCAACCCGCCCCGGCGATAGGCGGCCAACCCTGA
- a CDS encoding ABC transporter ATP-binding protein has product MLLDIKDLSAGYGKIQVLWGVSLRAEEGEFVSIVGANGAGKTTLLRAVSGLIPVRGGAIRAFGQDLRGLTAAQVVRRGVGHVPEGRQLFGLMTVLENLMSGADYLPEAKARAGESLRFVYALFPRLAERKGQLAGTLSGGERQMVAIGRALMSRPRLLLVDEPSLGLAPALVTIVFRALKEVNREGVTVVLVEQNVRQSLALADRAYVLENGEVKKEGAARDLLADPEVQAAYLAM; this is encoded by the coding sequence ATGCTCCTGGACATCAAGGACTTGAGCGCCGGTTACGGCAAGATCCAGGTGCTCTGGGGCGTCTCTCTGCGCGCCGAGGAGGGCGAGTTCGTCTCCATCGTCGGCGCCAACGGCGCGGGCAAGACCACCCTCTTGCGAGCGGTCTCGGGCCTGATTCCCGTGCGCGGCGGTGCGATACGCGCCTTTGGCCAGGACCTGCGCGGCCTGACGGCGGCGCAGGTAGTCAGGCGCGGGGTCGGTCACGTGCCCGAGGGGCGGCAGCTCTTTGGGCTGATGACGGTCCTCGAGAACCTGATGAGCGGCGCGGACTACCTGCCGGAGGCCAAGGCGAGGGCGGGGGAGAGCCTGCGCTTCGTCTACGCGCTCTTTCCCCGCCTGGCCGAGCGCAAGGGCCAGCTCGCCGGCACCCTCTCGGGCGGCGAGCGGCAGATGGTCGCCATCGGCCGGGCCCTGATGAGCCGGCCCCGCCTGCTGCTGGTAGACGAGCCCAGCCTGGGCCTAGCGCCCGCCCTGGTGACCATCGTCTTCAGGGCGCTCAAAGAGGTCAACCGCGAAGGCGTCACGGTGGTCTTGGTCGAGCAGAACGTCAGGCAGTCCCTGGCCTTGGCCGACCGGGCCTATGTGCTCGAGAACGGCGAGGTCAAGAAGGAGGGCGCGGCTAGGGACCTGCTGGCGGACCCGGAGGTTCAGGCGGCCTACCTGGCGATGTAA
- a CDS encoding ArsR family transcriptional regulator, translating into MLQSLANGGRSVSELAQALDMPASTVAAQIKILESAKFVHTELQPASHGLQKVCTRSYDNVLLQLPQLPVNGESKSLEVSMPVGAFTGFEASPTCGLASETSLIGYLDDPLSFYEPERSGAGLIWFRSGYLEYAFPNRLPRAAVPKSLVVSMEVCSEAPLHNNLWPSDITLWINGAEVGTWTCPGDFGGQRGQLTPEWWSTSDSQYGVLKRWLVNGEGAFIDAFPLSALTIGELALERQRVITVRVGVKPDALHRGGPNLFGRSFGNYPQDLTLRLEYLPGQYQRDQPSPAPRRPRRSIQAKPHSHP; encoded by the coding sequence ATCCTGCAGTCCCTGGCGAACGGCGGCCGCTCGGTGAGCGAGCTCGCCCAGGCGCTCGACATGCCCGCCTCGACCGTCGCCGCCCAGATAAAGATCCTTGAAAGCGCCAAGTTCGTTCACACCGAACTCCAACCGGCCAGCCACGGCCTGCAAAAGGTCTGCACCAGGAGCTACGACAACGTGCTCCTGCAACTCCCCCAGCTGCCCGTCAACGGCGAAAGCAAGAGCCTCGAGGTGTCCATGCCGGTCGGCGCCTTCACCGGCTTTGAAGCGAGCCCGACCTGCGGGCTGGCCAGCGAAACCTCGCTGATCGGCTACCTGGACGATCCCCTCAGCTTCTATGAGCCGGAGCGCAGCGGGGCGGGGCTCATCTGGTTTCGCAGCGGCTACCTCGAGTACGCCTTTCCCAACCGGCTGCCCAGGGCCGCCGTGCCCAAGAGCCTGGTGGTCAGCATGGAGGTCTGCTCGGAGGCGCCGCTGCACAACAACCTCTGGCCGTCTGATATCACCCTCTGGATCAACGGCGCCGAGGTCGGCACCTGGACCTGTCCGGGCGACTTCGGCGGCCAGCGGGGTCAGCTCACGCCCGAGTGGTGGAGCACGAGCGACTCGCAGTACGGCGTCTTGAAACGCTGGCTGGTGAACGGCGAGGGCGCCTTTATCGACGCCTTTCCGCTCTCGGCGCTGACCATCGGCGAGCTGGCACTCGAGCGCCAGCGCGTGATCACCGTGCGCGTCGGCGTCAAGCCGGACGCGCTCCATCGGGGCGGCCCCAACCTCTTCGGCCGCTCCTTTGGCAACTACCCCCAGGACCTGACGCTGCGCCTCGAGTACCTTCCAGGGCAGTATCAGCGCGATCAGCCAAGCCCCGCGCCCCGGCGCCCAAGGAGGTCCATCCAGGCCAAACCCCACTCGCATCCCTAA
- a CDS encoding ABC transporter ATP-binding protein — protein sequence MSVAGLGKNFGGLAAVADLSFTVERGEVLAIIGPNGAGKTTTLDMISGMTLPSSGKVHFRGEDITRLSPAARCRLGIGRAFQVVQPFHEMSVLENVLVGALFGKAGVGEREGRRIAAEALERCGLAAIRDKPSEELTLMEEKRLEIARALATQPEVLLLDEVMAGLRPAEAREAVGLVRSVQESGVTVIFIEHVMPVVRDLADRVVVMDYGKKLAEGSYAEVTRHPKVIEAYLGSEEVA from the coding sequence ATGAGCGTGGCGGGTCTCGGCAAGAACTTCGGCGGTCTGGCGGCGGTCGCCGACCTCTCCTTTACCGTGGAAAGAGGCGAGGTCCTGGCGATCATCGGCCCCAACGGCGCGGGCAAGACGACCACCCTCGACATGATCTCGGGGATGACCCTGCCGTCGAGCGGCAAGGTTCACTTTAGGGGCGAGGACATCACCCGCCTTTCCCCCGCGGCACGCTGTCGCCTGGGCATCGGCCGGGCCTTTCAGGTGGTCCAGCCCTTCCACGAGATGAGCGTCCTAGAAAACGTACTTGTGGGCGCGCTCTTCGGCAAGGCGGGCGTGGGCGAAAGGGAGGGCCGCCGGATCGCCGCGGAGGCCCTGGAGCGCTGCGGCCTTGCGGCTATCCGCGACAAGCCCAGCGAGGAGCTGACCCTGATGGAAGAAAAGCGGCTCGAGATAGCCCGGGCGCTCGCCACCCAGCCCGAGGTCTTGCTCTTGGACGAGGTGATGGCCGGCCTGCGCCCGGCCGAGGCGCGCGAGGCGGTGGGCCTGGTTAGGAGCGTGCAGGAGAGCGGCGTGACGGTCATCTTCATCGAGCACGTGATGCCGGTAGTGCGCGACCTCGCCGACCGGGTGGTGGTCATGGACTACGGCAAGAAGCTTGCCGAGGGTTCCTACGCCGAGGTCACCCGCCATCCCAAGGTTATCGAAGCCTATCTCGGCAGCGAGGAGGTAGCCTGA
- a CDS encoding branched-chain amino acid ABC transporter permease, whose translation MRGLLRDLLLVAALAVLLYFVPSFLRDLYGRASVSYLAIAVNGLTLAILALSWDILGRTGQLSLAHAAFYGAGAYSVAILLRTAELPLWLGIPLGGVVAAALALLLGSVTLRLKGIYFAIATLAFTEVLRAVVHQLPTRVAGGAAGINVAPLFRPQFVAGEMERWELAFLRSEAYFLVYAGLLVLALLISVYIQRSRLRAAFTAIRTNEQVAAVMGVRPARYKLLAFALSSFIVGLLGAVEAHRVGSVNPHETFSVAITVLALVTPIFGGLYTTLGPVLGAGLLSGLEETLRRTLSEGYLIGYGVVLVLSILFMPRGVVGLLNALGRRLGSRRRTR comes from the coding sequence GTGAGGGGGCTCCTGCGCGACCTGCTGCTGGTGGCGGCGCTGGCCGTCCTGCTCTACTTCGTGCCCTCTTTCCTGCGCGACCTCTACGGCCGGGCCTCGGTCAGCTACCTCGCCATCGCCGTCAATGGTCTCACTCTGGCCATCCTGGCCTTGTCCTGGGACATCCTCGGCCGCACCGGCCAGTTGTCCTTGGCCCACGCGGCCTTTTACGGCGCGGGCGCCTACAGCGTGGCGATCTTGCTCAGAACGGCTGAGCTGCCGCTGTGGCTGGGCATTCCTCTGGGCGGCGTGGTGGCGGCGGCCTTGGCGCTCCTGCTCGGCTCGGTGACGCTCAGGCTCAAGGGCATCTACTTCGCGATCGCCACTCTGGCCTTTACCGAGGTCCTGCGCGCGGTGGTGCATCAACTGCCCACCAGGGTGGCGGGAGGCGCGGCGGGCATCAACGTGGCGCCGCTCTTCAGGCCGCAGTTCGTGGCGGGGGAGATGGAGCGCTGGGAGCTGGCCTTTCTCCGCAGCGAGGCCTACTTTCTCGTCTACGCCGGGCTGCTCGTCTTGGCGCTCCTCATCAGCGTCTACATCCAGCGCTCGAGGCTGCGCGCGGCCTTTACCGCCATTCGCACCAACGAACAGGTGGCGGCGGTGATGGGGGTCAGGCCCGCGCGCTACAAGCTCTTGGCCTTTGCTCTCTCCAGCTTTATCGTCGGCCTCTTGGGCGCCGTCGAGGCGCACCGGGTCGGCTCGGTCAACCCCCACGAGACCTTCAGCGTCGCCATCACCGTCTTGGCGCTGGTCACGCCCATCTTCGGCGGGCTCTACACCACGCTCGGGCCGGTCCTGGGCGCGGGGCTGCTGTCGGGGCTCGAGGAGACGCTCAGGCGCACCCTCTCCGAGGGTTATCTGATCGGCTACGGGGTGGTCCTGGTCCTGTCGATCTTGTTCATGCCGCGCGGCGTGGTGGGGCTTTTGAACGCGCTGGGCCGCAGGCTGGGCAGCCGCAGGAGAACGCGGTGA
- a CDS encoding sugar ABC transporter permease: MATTAPRREAAPHTRAKGRRFSLTPYLFILPHLFFFGLFIGYPFFNGLWISFHEFDYLRPASTRFVGLQNYLNLFSPGTLKFNEFWNALGNTAQFVLYSVPPLVVIPLGLAVLLNTKTPGRNVFRAIYFAPWVLSVAVVGLLWWWIFQSQGGLVNYYLWDLGVRPPRWLSSLPWAWVSIVIATLWWTIGFNMIIFLAALQDIPGFLYEAASIDGATGWQQFWHVTLPMLRPVLLFIVIITIIASFNLFGQPFFMTAGGPAQPGGGGATEPVMLRIYREGFERPFQGSAAAMSFVVATIMIVISYVQFRVFRQR, encoded by the coding sequence ATGGCAACGACCGCACCACGGCGAGAAGCAGCCCCCCATACGCGCGCGAAAGGGCGCAGGTTCAGCCTCACGCCCTACCTGTTTATCTTGCCGCACCTGTTCTTTTTTGGCCTCTTTATCGGCTACCCCTTTTTCAACGGCCTGTGGATCAGCTTTCACGAGTTCGACTACCTCCGGCCCGCCAGCACCCGCTTCGTCGGCCTGCAAAACTACCTGAACCTCTTCTCGCCGGGCACCCTCAAGTTCAACGAGTTCTGGAACGCGCTCGGCAACACCGCCCAGTTCGTCCTCTACAGCGTGCCGCCTCTCGTCGTCATCCCCCTGGGGCTGGCGGTCCTCTTGAACACCAAGACGCCCGGCCGCAACGTCTTTCGCGCCATCTACTTCGCGCCCTGGGTCTTGTCGGTGGCGGTCGTCGGCCTGCTCTGGTGGTGGATCTTTCAGAGCCAGGGCGGCCTGGTCAACTACTACCTTTGGGACCTGGGCGTGCGGCCGCCGCGCTGGCTCTCCTCGCTGCCCTGGGCCTGGGTGTCGATCGTCATCGCCACGCTGTGGTGGACGATCGGCTTCAACATGATAATCTTTCTGGCCGCACTGCAAGACATCCCCGGCTTTCTCTACGAGGCCGCCTCGATCGACGGCGCGACGGGCTGGCAGCAGTTTTGGCACGTCACCCTGCCCATGCTCCGGCCCGTCCTGCTCTTTATCGTGATCATCACCATCATCGCCTCGTTCAACCTCTTCGGCCAGCCCTTTTTCATGACCGCGGGCGGGCCGGCGCAACCGGGCGGCGGCGGCGCCACCGAGCCGGTCATGCTGAGGATCTACCGCGAGGGCTTCGAGCGGCCCTTCCAGGGCAGCGCCGCGGCGATGTCCTTCGTGGTGGCGACCATCATGATCGTCATCTCCTACGTCCAGTTCAGGGTCTTCCGCCAGCGCTAG
- a CDS encoding carbohydrate ABC transporter permease produces the protein MASDTSSKSGSRSGSRSGSRSSGAARLARQRRTRLLVQRVLIYALLIFVALLVVLPLLWMLSTSLKPKAEWFTREIHWLPITFTLENYRTLLDNPSTPIARWFLNSFMVATISTVLTLTVTSLAAYAYARMDFPGRRGLYTLLLATLFMPGIMFLIPNFLTIYRLGLLNSYTGVIIPGLAGVFGVFFLRQFFESIPRELEESAEIDGATKFQTFYKIVLPLSKPALATLGILTFLASWNDFLWPLLILRDRALQTLPPGLRTLQGAYTSEYGLMMAGAVVVAVPVLVIYLFLQRFIVESVASTGLKN, from the coding sequence GTGGCAAGCGACACCTCTTCAAAATCTGGTTCAAGGTCTGGTTCAAGGTCTGGTTCAAGGTCTAGCGGCGCAGCTAGACTCGCGCGGCAACGACGCACGCGCCTGCTCGTCCAGCGCGTCCTCATCTACGCCCTGCTCATCTTCGTGGCGCTCCTGGTCGTCCTGCCGCTCCTGTGGATGCTCTCGACCTCACTGAAGCCCAAGGCCGAGTGGTTCACCCGCGAGATCCACTGGCTACCCATCACCTTTACCCTCGAGAACTACCGCACGCTGCTGGACAACCCGAGCACGCCCATCGCCCGCTGGTTTTTAAACTCGTTCATGGTGGCGACCATCTCCACCGTGCTGACGCTCACGGTCACCTCGCTGGCCGCCTACGCCTACGCGCGCATGGACTTTCCCGGCCGCCGCGGCCTCTACACCCTCCTCCTGGCGACGCTGTTCATGCCCGGCATCATGTTCCTGATCCCCAACTTCCTGACCATCTACCGGCTGGGGCTCTTGAACTCCTACACCGGGGTGATCATTCCCGGTCTGGCCGGCGTCTTTGGCGTCTTCTTCCTGCGCCAGTTTTTCGAGAGCATCCCAAGAGAGCTCGAGGAGTCCGCTGAAATAGACGGCGCCACCAAGTTCCAGACCTTTTACAAGATCGTCCTGCCGCTCTCCAAGCCCGCCCTGGCGACGCTGGGCATCCTCACCTTTTTGGCGAGCTGGAACGACTTTCTGTGGCCGCTGCTGATCCTCCGCGACCGGGCCCTGCAGACCTTGCCGCCCGGCCTGCGCACCCTGCAGGGCGCCTACACCTCCGAGTACGGGCTGATGATGGCGGGCGCGGTGGTGGTGGCGGTGCCGGTCCTCGTCATCTACCTCTTCTTGCAGCGTTTTATCGTCGAGAGCGTCGCCAGCACCGGGCTCAAAAACTGA
- a CDS encoding PAS domain-containing protein yields the protein MAKARAPRQSEERLEEEREFPDALIAGLPDIFYLARLDFALKAAGMGVWDWNITAGKVSWSEGWARLYALEEGFDGAQDEFMALIHPDDRERVAEAIRRALADDQDYAVEHRVLRKDGSLRWIASIGDVLRGARGEPLRMSGIALDITERKEAEEERERLLQSEHQARVLAETAGRRLSFLAEASTVLASSLDYEATLDSVARLAVPSMADWCAIDILDEAGGLQRLALQHVDPSKVAFGRELQSRYPPDLTAERGIARVLRTGEAEFYPEISEAVLEAAAQDAEHLDIIRRVGMRSALIVPLEVRGRAIGAITFVLAESERLYHESDLELAEELARRASVAVDNARLFAATQDLNESLEQRVMVRTEQLERINQELEAFAYAVSHDLRTPLSGIDGFSQALVEDYGDSLDETAGYYLERIQFNTRRMGQLIDDILKLSRVSRHELRLESVDLSKLAVAVAEGLRGHYPNPHLFRCEGGLVAEGDRGLLRIALENLLDNAWKFSSLSDQALVAFGRTEGDGEAAYFVRDTGAGFDMDYAHQLFQPFRRLHTEAAFTGTGIGLVTVKRIVERHGGRIWAKAEAGKGATFFFTLDAGKMVDRSQIHLE from the coding sequence GTGGCTAAGGCTCGAGCCCCGCGCCAGAGCGAGGAGCGCCTCGAGGAGGAGCGGGAGTTTCCCGACGCGCTGATCGCCGGCCTGCCGGATATCTTCTACCTGGCCCGCCTGGACTTTGCCCTCAAGGCCGCCGGCATGGGGGTCTGGGACTGGAACATCACGGCGGGTAAGGTGAGCTGGTCGGAGGGCTGGGCGCGGCTCTACGCCCTCGAAGAGGGGTTCGACGGCGCCCAGGACGAGTTCATGGCGCTCATTCACCCGGACGACCGCGAGCGCGTCGCCGAAGCGATCAGGCGCGCCCTCGCAGACGATCAGGATTACGCCGTCGAGCACCGCGTCCTGCGCAAGGACGGCAGCCTGCGCTGGATCGCCAGCATCGGCGACGTCTTGCGCGGCGCCCGGGGTGAGCCCCTGCGCATGAGCGGCATCGCGCTCGACATCACCGAGCGCAAGGAGGCCGAGGAGGAGCGGGAGCGGCTGCTGCAGAGCGAACACCAGGCGCGCGTCCTGGCCGAGACGGCCGGCCGCCGGCTGAGCTTCCTGGCGGAGGCGAGCACGGTCCTGGCCTCCTCTTTGGATTACGAAGCGACGCTCGACAGCGTGGCGCGGCTCGCTGTGCCCAGCATGGCCGACTGGTGCGCCATCGATATTCTGGACGAAGCGGGCGGGCTCCAGCGCCTGGCACTCCAGCACGTCGACCCGAGCAAGGTCGCCTTTGGCCGGGAATTGCAGAGCCGCTACCCTCCCGACCTGACGGCGGAGCGCGGCATTGCCCGCGTTCTCCGCACGGGCGAGGCGGAGTTCTACCCGGAGATTTCCGAGGCCGTGCTCGAGGCCGCCGCGCAGGACGCCGAGCACCTGGATATCATCCGCCGGGTGGGCATGCGCTCGGCGCTCATCGTGCCGCTCGAGGTGCGCGGCAGGGCCATCGGCGCCATCACCTTCGTCCTGGCCGAGTCGGAGAGGCTCTACCACGAGAGCGATCTGGAGCTCGCCGAGGAGCTCGCCCGCCGCGCCAGCGTCGCGGTAGACAACGCCCGCCTCTTCGCGGCGACCCAGGATCTAAACGAGAGCCTGGAGCAGCGCGTCATGGTGCGCACCGAGCAGCTCGAGCGGATCAACCAGGAGCTCGAGGCCTTCGCCTACGCCGTCTCGCACGACCTGCGCACGCCGCTAAGCGGCATCGACGGCTTTTCGCAGGCGCTCGTCGAGGACTACGGCGACAGCCTGGACGAGACCGCGGGCTACTACTTGGAGCGCATCCAGTTCAACACCCGGCGCATGGGCCAGCTCATCGACGATATCTTGAAGCTGTCGAGGGTGTCGCGCCACGAGCTCAGGCTGGAGAGCGTCGATCTCTCCAAACTCGCCGTCGCCGTCGCCGAGGGCCTGCGCGGGCACTACCCGAACCCTCACCTCTTCCGCTGCGAAGGGGGCCTGGTGGCGGAGGGTGACAGAGGCCTCTTGCGCATCGCGCTCGAGAACCTGCTCGACAACGCCTGGAAGTTCAGCTCTCTGAGCGACCAGGCCCTGGTCGCCTTTGGGCGCACCGAGGGGGACGGCGAGGCGGCCTACTTCGTCCGCGACACCGGCGCGGGCTTCGACATGGACTACGCTCACCAGCTCTTCCAGCCCTTTCGCCGGCTGCACACCGAAGCCGCCTTTACGGGCACGGGCATCGGCCTCGTCACCGTCAAGCGCATCGTCGAGCGTCACGGCGGGCGCATCTGGGCGAAGGCCGAAGCGGGCAAGGGCGCCACCTTCTTCTTTACCCTGGACGCCGGCAAGATGGTAGACAGGAGCCAAATCCACCTCGAGTGA
- a CDS encoding ABC transporter substrate-binding protein, with the protein MKPKLAKPLAALAAAALSASLLGAALAQDTMSLPEQCSAVELQYWNPFTGPDGPYMGQLVDRFNAEHETITVTMNTLPEYGTQLTTAAASDTLPDVAIIWADQVATFVFRNVFRPMDDIVERIGLSGDAFPEAVWAAGEVAGRRYAIPLDVHPLVMFYNADLMREAGTETPPQTREEFEAAAEAMTGGRDYGFMLTTGFPVEQIFRSLLHQFGGEAFDEDGAEATWNSEAGVRALEWMRSAQGQYGEENLEVDSELNAFRGGSVGMIWNGIWQTTNLTGDAVMFDGQATAFPQIGDQGAVWAGSHQFALPVQSSEDECRDAGVGVFIDYVLSNSVEWARAGQIPALTDVRESEEFLAVEPQASIAPSADEAIFPPSVPGITDTFGILNEAVASVMAGTATDVQQALDDSVARANELLEQNRQTFGDTP; encoded by the coding sequence ATGAAGCCCAAGCTTGCCAAACCCCTAGCGGCCCTCGCCGCGGCGGCGCTGAGCGCCTCGCTGCTGGGCGCCGCGCTCGCCCAGGACACGATGAGCCTGCCCGAACAGTGCTCGGCGGTCGAGCTCCAGTACTGGAACCCCTTCACCGGTCCCGACGGCCCCTACATGGGCCAGCTCGTGGACAGGTTCAACGCCGAGCATGAGACCATCACCGTCACCATGAACACCCTGCCCGAATACGGCACCCAGCTCACCACCGCGGCGGCCTCGGACACGCTGCCCGACGTGGCCATCATCTGGGCCGACCAGGTAGCGACCTTTGTCTTTAGGAACGTCTTCCGCCCCATGGACGACATAGTCGAAAGGATAGGCCTCAGCGGCGACGCGTTCCCCGAGGCCGTCTGGGCGGCGGGCGAGGTCGCCGGTAGGCGCTACGCCATCCCTCTGGACGTCCACCCGCTGGTGATGTTCTACAACGCCGACCTGATGAGGGAAGCCGGCACCGAAACGCCGCCGCAGACCCGCGAGGAGTTCGAGGCTGCCGCCGAAGCGATGACGGGTGGCCGCGACTACGGCTTCATGCTGACCACCGGCTTCCCCGTCGAGCAGATCTTCCGCTCGCTCCTGCACCAGTTCGGCGGCGAGGCCTTTGACGAGGACGGCGCCGAGGCGACCTGGAACAGCGAAGCGGGCGTGCGGGCCCTGGAGTGGATGCGCAGCGCCCAAGGGCAGTACGGCGAGGAAAACCTCGAGGTCGACTCTGAACTGAACGCCTTTCGCGGGGGCAGCGTAGGCATGATCTGGAACGGCATCTGGCAGACGACCAACCTGACCGGCGACGCGGTGATGTTCGACGGTCAGGCCACGGCCTTCCCGCAGATCGGCGACCAGGGCGCGGTGTGGGCCGGTTCGCACCAGTTCGCCCTGCCGGTCCAGAGCAGCGAAGACGAGTGCCGCGACGCCGGGGTGGGCGTCTTTATCGACTACGTGCTGAGCAACTCGGTCGAGTGGGCCAGGGCCGGCCAGATTCCTGCGCTGACCGACGTGCGCGAGAGCGAGGAATTTTTGGCCGTCGAGCCGCAAGCCTCGATCGCGCCCTCGGCCGACGAGGCCATCTTCCCGCCCTCGGTTCCCGGCATCACCGACACCTTCGGGATCCTGAACGAGGCCGTCGCCTCGGTCATGGCCGGCACCGCGACCGACGTCCAGCAGGCTTTGGACGACTCGGTGGCGCGCGCCAACGAGCTGCTCGAGCAAAACCGCCAGACCTTCGGAGACACCCCCTGA
- a CDS encoding MaoC family dehydratase, whose product MTTFKTVDELKAAVGLELGPGPWLDIDQERVNRFAEVTGDAQWLHVDPERARAESPFGGTVAHGFLTLSLLSALLMELLTVEEAGSIVNYGFNRVRLPAPVLVGSRLRLWLRVAEVTVVAGGVQVSFAVTLENDRQERPACAAELLFRYYR is encoded by the coding sequence ATGACGACGTTCAAGACAGTCGACGAACTGAAGGCGGCGGTAGGGCTCGAGCTCGGCCCCGGTCCTTGGCTCGACATCGACCAGGAGCGGGTGAACCGTTTTGCCGAGGTGACGGGCGATGCGCAGTGGCTTCACGTGGACCCCGAGCGGGCCAGGGCCGAATCGCCCTTCGGCGGGACCGTCGCCCACGGCTTCCTGACCCTGAGCCTGCTGTCGGCGCTGCTGATGGAGCTCTTGACGGTCGAGGAGGCCGGCAGTATCGTCAACTACGGCTTCAACAGGGTGCGCTTGCCCGCGCCGGTGCTGGTGGGCTCGAGGCTGCGGCTGTGGCTCAGGGTCGCTGAAGTGACCGTGGTAGCGGGCGGCGTGCAGGTGAGCTTCGCGGTGACGCTCGAGAACGACCGGCAGGAGAGGCCGGCCTGCGCGGCGGAGCTGCTCTTTCGCTACTACCGTTGA